The segment GCGTCGTTTCTCCTACCTTCTCAGAGCTAGATCTCACTGCAAAACAGGTTCTCAATGCAGGAATGTAAATTAGCAAACTATCCACTGCCAAATCGATACCCTTTGCCATATACGGTTGTAATTAACGATGTTTCTCCTTTGGCTTCGATCTTTCTGCGGAGCAAACGAATTTGGGCAACTAAAGCGTTGCTGGTTGGTTTCTCGCTGTCACTCCAGAGATGCTGGGAAATCTGTTCGTGGGTGAGAAGTTGATTCGGCTGTCGCATTAAATATGCCAACAGTTGGCTCTCTTTTTCAGAAAGCTCGATCGCTCTGCCATTGCGATAAGCGACTTGATTCTGAGTGTCTAATTCTAAATCGTCTACTTTCAATCGAGGCGTAGCAGTTGGCTCAATATTTGTCGGTCGGCGGAGCAGTGCTCGCACTCGTGCCAGTAATTCTCGCAGTTCAAACGGTTTGACAATGTAATCGTCGGCTCCTGCATCTAATCCTTGAACTCGATCGTCGATCGTATCTTTTGCCGTGAGAAACAAAACCGGAGTCATATCACCTTGCGATCGCAGATTTTGGCAAATCTCCAGTCCAGAATATCCAGGCAACATCCAATCGAGAATCAGCAAATCGTAAACTCCCTGACCCGCCAGTTGCCGACCGTGATCGCCATCATACGCGACATCCACTTCGTAGCCTTCGCGCAGCAGGGAACGGCTTAAGGGGTTTGCCATTTCGATTTCATCATCGACTAACAGAATTTTCATGCAGCTCCCCACTCCCTACTCCCCACCTCAGATGCCCCAACTCAAAACAGATTGCTCTAATATAAGATTCTGACATTCTTGCGGGTTGATTTCATGCTTACCGTCGCGTTGCCGAAAGGCGCACTCCTCA is part of the Leptolyngbya boryana PCC 6306 genome and harbors:
- the rppA gene encoding two-component system response regulator RppA, which encodes MKILLVDDEIEMANPLSRSLLREGYEVDVAYDGDHGRQLAGQGVYDLLILDWMLPGYSGLEICQNLRSQGDMTPVLFLTAKDTIDDRVQGLDAGADDYIVKPFELRELLARVRALLRRPTNIEPTATPRLKVDDLELDTQNQVAYRNGRAIELSEKESQLLAYLMRQPNQLLTHEQISQHLWSDSEKPTSNALVAQIRLLRRKIEAKGETSLITTVYGKGYRFGSG